From Pandoraea vervacti, the proteins below share one genomic window:
- a CDS encoding formate dehydrogenase subunit gamma, translating into MAHDAEVGKSGRDDLIERYNAAERINHWIVAGTFILLALSGLALFHPSMFWLTNLFGGGPWTRILHPFVGLVMFIAFVWLALRLARYNKFEQRDAEWMKHIGDVLNNREENLPEVGRYNAGQKLLFYVMVLCMIGLLLSGIVIWRAYFAFYFPIWVIRLASDVHAVCAFVLICGIITHIYAAIWIKGSVRAMTRGTVTRGWAWKHHRAWYKQLNK; encoded by the coding sequence ATGGCGCATGACGCTGAAGTTGGCAAGTCGGGTCGAGACGACCTGATCGAGCGCTACAACGCCGCGGAGCGCATCAACCACTGGATCGTCGCGGGCACCTTCATTCTGCTCGCGCTCTCCGGGCTGGCGCTGTTCCATCCGTCGATGTTCTGGCTCACCAATCTCTTCGGTGGCGGGCCGTGGACACGGATTCTGCACCCGTTCGTCGGGCTGGTGATGTTCATCGCTTTCGTGTGGCTCGCGCTGCGGCTCGCCCGCTACAACAAGTTCGAGCAACGCGACGCCGAGTGGATGAAGCACATCGGCGACGTGCTCAACAATCGCGAGGAAAATCTGCCGGAGGTCGGGCGCTACAACGCCGGACAGAAGCTGCTTTTCTACGTGATGGTGTTGTGCATGATCGGGTTGTTGCTCTCGGGCATCGTGATCTGGCGCGCGTACTTCGCGTTCTATTTCCCGATCTGGGTGATTCGTCTGGCATCCGACGTGCATGCGGTGTGTGCATTCGTGTTGATTTGCGGCATCATTACGCACATCTACGCGGCGATCTGGATCAAGGGTTCCGTGCGCGCCATGACGCGCGGTACCGTCACCCGCGGCTGGGCGTGGAAACATCATCGCGCCTGGTACAAGCAGCTCAACAAATAA
- the fdhE gene encoding formate dehydrogenase accessory protein FdhE — MQRILEPGQIESLDRTSIPRLRMPQRAEVFSARAARLRQLADGHPLGDYLRLMAALVDAQQHVLDNFQAERPSPESIEQAQQHCMPLVPASGGYDAGRWQPLLVPLLDAVAAQPALPAAVKGVIERVRAADPAALEAGAQALLAGHGKGVDAASAPFLMAALQVLWTGVASTFEAGEVPMLDVPNVCPVCGTLPVASVVRIGGAHEGYRYLCCGLCATEWHMVRVKCTHCEASEHVAYHVVDTAGAGTDAASASAAESAVADGGMLKGPDGRPKLDEASRRVASSPIRAESCDDCHSYRKIFYQDKDPFVEPVADDLASLALDVLMGEAGYARANGNPLLWQNAEDA, encoded by the coding sequence TTGCAACGCATTCTCGAACCCGGGCAGATTGAATCGCTCGATCGCACCTCCATTCCCCGTTTGCGCATGCCGCAACGCGCCGAAGTGTTTTCGGCGCGCGCCGCACGTTTGCGTCAGTTGGCCGACGGCCATCCGCTGGGTGACTACCTGCGGCTAATGGCCGCACTCGTGGACGCGCAGCAGCATGTGCTCGACAACTTCCAGGCTGAGCGTCCCTCGCCCGAGTCCATCGAACAGGCGCAGCAGCACTGCATGCCGCTCGTGCCCGCCTCCGGCGGTTACGACGCCGGGCGCTGGCAGCCGTTGCTCGTCCCGCTGCTCGATGCGGTGGCGGCGCAGCCGGCGTTGCCCGCCGCCGTCAAAGGGGTGATCGAGCGTGTTCGCGCGGCCGACCCGGCAGCGCTCGAAGCCGGTGCACAGGCATTGCTCGCGGGACACGGCAAGGGTGTCGATGCCGCGAGCGCGCCGTTTCTGATGGCGGCGCTGCAAGTCCTCTGGACCGGCGTGGCGAGCACCTTCGAGGCCGGTGAAGTGCCCATGCTCGACGTCCCCAATGTCTGCCCCGTTTGCGGCACGCTGCCGGTGGCAAGCGTGGTGCGCATCGGGGGCGCGCATGAAGGCTATCGTTATCTTTGCTGCGGGCTGTGCGCGACCGAGTGGCACATGGTCCGCGTGAAGTGCACGCATTGTGAAGCGAGCGAGCACGTTGCGTATCACGTCGTCGACACCGCGGGCGCAGGGACCGACGCCGCGTCGGCCTCGGCGGCTGAGAGTGCAGTGGCCGACGGTGGCATGCTCAAGGGGCCGGACGGGCGACCGAAGCTCGACGAGGCATCCAGGCGGGTGGCGTCGTCGCCGATTCGCGCCGAATCGTGTGACGATTGCCACAGCTATCGGAAGATCTTCTATCAGGACAAGGACCCGTTCGTCGAACCGGTCGCCGACGACCTCGCCAGTCTGGCGCTGGACGTGCTGATGGGCGAAGCCGGCTACGCGCGCGCCAACGGCAACCCGCTGCTCTGGCAAAACGCCGAAGACGCCTGA
- the selA gene encoding L-seryl-tRNA(Sec) selenium transferase: protein MAEHDKGRADVADLPSLDRLLGTAEFQAALADFGRTQVVAALRSDLDARRAQARVSTLTHDALTPAAFGARVVATLTERNRATLRPVFNLTGTVLHTNLGRALLPEVAIESVMQALSSPANLEFDLATGGRGDRDDLIAPLLCELTGGEAATVVNNNAAAVLLMLATLARRREVVVSRGELVEIGGAFRIPDIMTHAGAKLVEIGTTNRTHAADYRNAIGDKTALLMKVHCSNYEVTGFTKSVDVAEVVEIAKPHSVPVAVDLGSGTLTPMERWGLPHETTVQETIAAGADLVTFSGDKLLGGPQAGMIVGRKDLIAKIKKHPLKRALRVGKLTLAALEPVLRLYRDPDHLPERLTTLRLLTRTRDEMAAQAGRLAPVLEKSLGEDYTVTAAPMVSQIGSGALPVEQLPSYGLAIAPAGGKRGSGRALARLEAALRGLPYPVIGRIADQTLWLDLRCLEAGDEARLSLQFAELRA from the coding sequence ATGGCGGAGCATGACAAGGGGCGGGCGGACGTGGCGGATCTGCCGTCGCTCGACAGGTTGCTGGGCACGGCCGAGTTTCAGGCGGCACTCGCCGACTTCGGTCGCACGCAGGTCGTTGCGGCGTTGCGCAGCGACCTCGACGCGCGTCGTGCGCAGGCGCGCGTCAGCACGCTTACCCACGATGCGCTGACGCCGGCCGCGTTCGGCGCGCGGGTCGTCGCCACGTTGACCGAGCGCAATCGCGCGACGCTGCGCCCCGTCTTCAATCTCACCGGCACGGTGCTGCACACGAACCTTGGGCGGGCGTTGTTGCCCGAGGTCGCCATCGAGTCGGTCATGCAGGCGCTGAGCTCGCCCGCCAATCTCGAATTCGATCTGGCAACCGGGGGACGCGGCGATCGCGACGACCTCATCGCGCCGCTGCTCTGCGAGCTGACCGGCGGCGAGGCGGCGACGGTCGTCAACAACAACGCGGCGGCGGTGCTGCTGATGCTGGCGACGCTGGCCAGGCGCCGGGAAGTGGTCGTGTCGCGCGGCGAACTGGTGGAGATCGGCGGGGCCTTCCGCATCCCCGACATCATGACGCATGCGGGCGCGAAGCTCGTCGAGATCGGTACGACCAATCGCACGCATGCGGCCGACTATCGCAATGCCATTGGCGACAAGACGGCGCTGCTGATGAAGGTGCATTGCAGTAATTACGAAGTCACGGGCTTCACCAAGAGCGTCGATGTGGCCGAGGTCGTGGAGATCGCAAAGCCGCACAGCGTGCCGGTGGCGGTCGATCTCGGCAGCGGCACGCTCACCCCGATGGAGCGATGGGGGCTGCCGCATGAGACGACCGTGCAGGAGACGATAGCCGCAGGCGCGGACCTCGTCACGTTCTCCGGCGACAAGCTGCTTGGCGGGCCGCAGGCGGGCATGATCGTCGGTCGTAAAGACCTCATCGCGAAGATCAAGAAGCATCCGCTAAAGCGCGCGCTCCGGGTGGGCAAACTCACGCTCGCGGCGCTGGAGCCGGTGCTGCGTCTGTATCGAGATCCCGATCATTTGCCCGAGCGGCTGACCACGCTTCGCCTGCTCACGCGTACGCGCGACGAGATGGCTGCGCAAGCCGGGCGGCTGGCGCCGGTGCTCGAGAAATCACTGGGCGAGGACTACACCGTGACGGCCGCCCCGATGGTCAGCCAGATCGGCAGCGGTGCGTTGCCGGTGGAGCAACTTCCGAGTTATGGGCTGGCGATTGCACCGGCTGGCGGCAAGCGCGGCAGCGGGCGCGCGCTGGCGAGACTCGAAGCCGCGCTGCGCGGGTTGCCGTACCCCGTGATCGGGCGCATTGCCGATCAGACGCTCTGGCTCGACCTGCGTTGCCTCGAAGCGGGTGACGAAGCGCGGCTGTCGTTGCAGTTCGCGGAGTTGCGCGCATGA
- the selB gene encoding selenocysteine-specific translation elongation factor — translation MIVGTAGHIDHGKTSLVRALTGVDTDRLKEEKARGISIELGYAYTPLPDGEVLGFIDVPGHEKLIHTMAAGAVGIDFALLVIAADDGIMPQTREHLAILTMLGVRHGVVALSKADRVDAARLAAVTKEIEAWLADTPFARAEVIPVSATTTGDAGVAALREHMTRAAGALLASGNAARRDDALFRLAVDRVFTLTGHGTVVTGTAFAGAVRVGDTLTVMPQKLPVRVRSIHAQNRPVETGRAGERCALNLAGVERDQLSRGDWIVASGLSEPSTNVDVELHWLPGSAPLTQWFPLHVHLGTTHVQARTVLLGGDTLAPGASMRVQLVFDTPVCAMPGDRFIVRNPQATATVGGGRVLDPAAPERKRRSAPRLAWLDAVARYLDGDGLDALLAQSPFGLTSTQVITLTGLPATQWTWPSGAVVHAGSEGESLAFAPQAWEVMRARVLASLSDYHARVPDEPGLDAARLGRMTWPSLDAARWRVIVQALLSEGALARTGAWWHLPTHRVEMTDEENALAQALLPKVAQGRFDPPWVRDMGRELNVPEDRVRSVLRKLARQGRVHQIVKDLFYDDACVQTLADMIAGADGRVEAGAFRDATGLGRKRAIQILEFFDRAGYTRRVGDLHVRRPGVAWGAV, via the coding sequence ATGATCGTCGGCACCGCAGGGCACATCGACCATGGCAAGACGAGTCTCGTTCGCGCGCTGACGGGCGTTGACACCGACCGTCTCAAGGAAGAAAAGGCACGCGGCATTTCCATCGAGCTGGGATACGCCTACACACCGTTGCCGGATGGCGAGGTGCTGGGATTCATCGACGTGCCCGGGCACGAGAAGCTGATCCATACGATGGCGGCGGGCGCGGTCGGCATCGACTTTGCGTTGCTGGTGATTGCGGCGGACGACGGCATCATGCCGCAGACCCGTGAGCATCTGGCCATTCTGACGATGCTGGGCGTGCGGCATGGCGTGGTTGCGTTGTCGAAGGCCGATCGGGTGGATGCTGCACGGCTGGCGGCGGTGACGAAAGAGATCGAGGCGTGGCTTGCAGACACGCCGTTTGCACGCGCCGAAGTGATTCCCGTGTCCGCGACGACGACGGGCGATGCCGGGGTGGCGGCATTGCGGGAGCATATGACGCGAGCGGCGGGCGCGTTGCTCGCGTCGGGCAACGCCGCGCGTCGCGACGATGCGCTGTTCCGGCTTGCCGTCGACCGCGTCTTCACGTTGACGGGGCATGGCACGGTGGTGACGGGCACGGCCTTTGCGGGCGCCGTGCGTGTGGGCGATACGTTGACGGTGATGCCACAGAAGTTGCCTGTGCGGGTGCGCAGCATTCATGCGCAGAATCGTCCTGTGGAGACTGGCCGGGCAGGCGAGCGTTGCGCATTGAATCTGGCGGGTGTCGAGCGCGATCAGTTGTCGCGTGGCGACTGGATCGTGGCGTCGGGCTTGTCCGAGCCATCGACGAATGTGGACGTCGAACTGCACTGGCTGCCGGGTAGCGCGCCGCTCACGCAATGGTTTCCGCTGCATGTGCATCTGGGCACGACCCATGTGCAGGCGCGCACGGTGCTGCTCGGCGGGGATACGCTTGCACCCGGCGCGTCGATGCGGGTGCAGCTCGTGTTCGACACGCCGGTGTGCGCGATGCCGGGCGACCGGTTCATCGTGCGCAATCCGCAAGCCACGGCGACCGTCGGCGGGGGGCGCGTGCTCGATCCGGCCGCGCCCGAGCGCAAGCGTCGTTCGGCGCCCAGACTGGCGTGGCTCGATGCCGTTGCGCGGTATCTCGATGGCGACGGGCTCGACGCCTTGCTCGCGCAATCGCCCTTCGGTCTGACGAGCACGCAGGTCATCACGTTGACGGGCTTGCCCGCGACGCAATGGACATGGCCGTCGGGAGCTGTGGTGCACGCGGGGTCCGAGGGCGAATCACTAGCATTCGCGCCGCAGGCGTGGGAGGTCATGCGTGCGCGTGTACTCGCCTCGCTGAGCGACTATCACGCACGCGTGCCGGACGAGCCGGGGCTCGACGCGGCGCGTCTGGGGCGTATGACCTGGCCCTCGCTGGACGCGGCACGTTGGCGCGTGATCGTGCAGGCCTTGTTGAGCGAAGGGGCGCTGGCGCGCACCGGCGCGTGGTGGCACCTGCCGACGCATCGCGTCGAAATGACGGATGAGGAAAACGCGCTGGCGCAGGCATTGTTGCCGAAGGTGGCGCAGGGGCGTTTCGATCCGCCCTGGGTGCGTGACATGGGACGTGAGCTGAACGTGCCGGAAGATCGGGTGCGTTCGGTGCTGCGCAAGCTCGCGCGGCAGGGGCGGGTGCATCAGATCGTCAAGGACCTGTTTTACGACGATGCGTGCGTGCAGACGCTCGCCGACATGATTGCAGGGGCTGACGGCAGGGTGGAAGCCGGCGCCTTTCGGGATGCGACGGGACTGGGCCGCAAGCGCGCGATTCAGATTCTGGAGTTCTTCGACCGTGCGGGATATACTCGCCGCGTTGGCGATTTGCATGTACGGCGCCCGGGTGTAGCCTGGGGCGCGGTGTAG
- a CDS encoding FadR/GntR family transcriptional regulator: MVDLVESLRSRLANGDTLPAERQLADELGVKRHQLRNALKVLREEGELETPRGRGEGQSKRNGELLAGRTNVLEVIELRLALEPFLARLAAVRATPLEISRIERAATTSPGADRGSTDLAFHRAVASASGNALAADVYQIIRRVGSDIRLHIQQPVPHCPERIRQRDREHQAIAQAIRDRAPDRAETAMREHLIRVREQIMARMVPGGQQS; the protein is encoded by the coding sequence ATGGTTGACCTGGTTGAAAGTCTGCGGAGCCGTCTCGCCAACGGCGACACGTTGCCGGCAGAGCGACAGTTGGCCGACGAACTCGGTGTGAAGCGCCATCAATTGCGCAATGCGCTCAAGGTGTTGCGCGAGGAAGGCGAACTGGAGACACCGCGCGGGCGTGGCGAGGGGCAATCGAAGCGTAACGGTGAGTTGCTGGCCGGGCGTACCAATGTGCTCGAAGTGATTGAGCTTCGGCTGGCGCTGGAGCCGTTTCTTGCGCGGCTGGCCGCCGTCAGGGCGACCCCGCTGGAGATCTCTCGCATCGAACGGGCGGCGACCACGTCGCCCGGCGCCGATCGTGGATCGACGGACCTCGCCTTTCACCGCGCCGTGGCGTCGGCGTCCGGTAACGCACTTGCTGCAGACGTCTATCAGATCATCCGCCGCGTGGGCTCGGACATCCGCTTGCATATTCAGCAGCCCGTTCCTCACTGCCCCGAGCGAATCCGGCAACGCGACCGGGAACATCAGGCGATCGCGCAGGCCATTCGCGATCGGGCGCCGGACCGTGCAGAGACCGCCATGCGTGAACACCTGATCCGCGTGCGCGAACAGATCATGGCGCGCATGGTGCCGGGCGGCCAGCAGAGCTGA
- a CDS encoding cupin domain-containing protein, with the protein MMQATQAAAVRSREQDETRQMYEEIGNAHLFPFWARSADVEHDEIKQLMQGQRAVPYLWRFKDVLEPLLQQSARLISTADSDRRSLILTNPGLKPRRATVTTLYTAYRLNDPNEIMPPHRHTASAIRLGLTGSQNFTGVEGEDVVFGPGDMVLTPRDTWHNHGNVGSEPAINLSVLDYPLVETLNALSFDHDYTEGGEAMRKQSARFPADYSAITYGTGGLMPRFVDHRRGANGSSPMFIYRYEAVRELLEKHREWAENPYEGLRIEYVDPLRGGPVYKTMTFFMQMLRPGERTLPMKQTASLLVSPLEGSVRAVLDEQTFETNPFDTLAVPGGTWAQYENTSATQPAIVFIASDEPALRAFGLLQRWGKTAGGDVLLLD; encoded by the coding sequence ATGATGCAAGCCACGCAGGCAGCCGCCGTTCGCAGTCGCGAACAAGACGAGACGCGGCAAATGTACGAGGAGATCGGTAACGCGCACCTGTTCCCGTTCTGGGCGCGAAGCGCCGATGTCGAGCACGACGAAATCAAGCAACTGATGCAGGGACAGCGCGCCGTACCCTACCTGTGGCGCTTCAAGGACGTGCTGGAACCCCTGCTGCAACAATCGGCGCGCCTGATCTCTACGGCAGACTCCGATCGCCGCTCGCTGATTCTGACCAACCCCGGGCTCAAGCCCCGTCGCGCGACGGTCACCACGCTGTACACCGCCTACCGTCTGAACGATCCGAACGAGATCATGCCGCCGCATCGCCACACGGCAAGCGCGATCCGGCTCGGGCTCACCGGTTCGCAAAACTTCACTGGCGTGGAGGGCGAAGACGTCGTCTTCGGCCCGGGCGACATGGTGCTCACGCCGCGCGATACGTGGCACAACCACGGTAATGTGGGGAGCGAGCCCGCCATCAATCTTTCGGTGCTCGACTACCCGCTGGTCGAAACGCTCAATGCCTTGTCGTTCGATCACGATTACACCGAAGGCGGCGAGGCGATGCGCAAGCAGTCGGCACGTTTTCCCGCCGACTATTCGGCGATTACCTATGGGACGGGCGGGCTGATGCCGCGCTTCGTCGACCACCGCCGTGGCGCCAATGGTTCATCGCCGATGTTCATTTACCGCTACGAGGCTGTGCGCGAGTTGCTCGAGAAGCATCGCGAATGGGCGGAGAACCCCTACGAGGGACTTCGCATCGAGTACGTCGATCCCCTGCGTGGCGGACCCGTCTACAAGACCATGACGTTCTTCATGCAGATGCTGCGCCCCGGCGAGCGCACGCTGCCGATGAAACAGACGGCGAGCCTGCTGGTCTCGCCGCTCGAGGGATCGGTGCGTGCCGTGCTCGACGAGCAGACCTTCGAGACGAACCCGTTCGATACGCTCGCGGTGCCTGGCGGCACTTGGGCGCAATACGAGAACACGAGCGCTACGCAGCCAGCCATCGTATTCATTGCGAGCGATGAACCGGCGCTTCGTGCGTTCGGCCTGTTGCAGCGCTGGGGCAAGACGGCCGGCGGCGATGTTCTCCTCCTCGATTAA
- a CDS encoding LVIVD repeat-containing protein produces MAKAWNTRLVSHIDCPGGGQVWVERNILYVSHMRPPAGTSIYDVSDPRHPRLLATLEVPMGWHSHKVRVQDGVMLVNYEKFREGAPEFGGGLGIFDVTRPSEPRPISRWYSGGEAGGVHRYDFDGRYAYISPTAEGFVGNIVKILDLANPERPEEVGRWWIPGQNVGAGEEYPWDDYVRPRCHHPLRMGDRLYVSYWHHGFFILDISDMSSPKLVSGINSSPAHPHPTHTALPIPGLVKGRRVMVVADEDVAKLRPSPPSFAWIYDITDERQPMPISTFQVEGVDPDGAPREPMSGCHQPSERFVGTTLPFAWFAKGMRLVDIADPFAPKEMAYYEPDAPAGCERASSNDVTIDDRGLVYLLDRQQGIDIIECFPG; encoded by the coding sequence ATGGCCAAGGCATGGAATACGCGCCTCGTCAGCCATATCGACTGTCCCGGGGGCGGGCAGGTGTGGGTCGAGCGCAATATCCTGTATGTCTCGCATATGCGTCCGCCGGCGGGAACGTCGATCTACGACGTTTCCGATCCGAGGCATCCGCGTCTGCTGGCAACGCTTGAAGTGCCGATGGGCTGGCACTCGCACAAGGTGCGTGTGCAGGACGGCGTGATGTTGGTGAATTACGAGAAGTTCCGCGAGGGGGCCCCCGAGTTCGGTGGCGGTCTCGGCATCTTCGACGTCACGCGTCCGTCCGAGCCGCGTCCGATTTCGCGTTGGTATTCCGGTGGCGAAGCGGGCGGCGTGCATCGGTATGACTTCGATGGCCGTTACGCCTACATCTCGCCGACGGCCGAGGGTTTTGTCGGCAACATCGTCAAGATTCTCGATCTCGCCAACCCCGAGCGCCCGGAGGAAGTCGGGCGCTGGTGGATTCCGGGACAGAACGTCGGCGCGGGCGAGGAATACCCTTGGGACGACTACGTGCGCCCGCGCTGCCATCATCCGCTGCGCATGGGCGATCGCCTCTACGTCTCATACTGGCACCACGGCTTCTTCATTCTCGACATTTCCGACATGTCGTCTCCGAAGCTGGTTTCCGGCATCAACAGCAGTCCCGCACATCCGCACCCCACGCACACGGCGTTGCCGATTCCCGGTCTCGTCAAGGGGCGTCGCGTCATGGTCGTTGCCGACGAGGATGTCGCAAAGTTGCGGCCGTCGCCGCCGTCTTTCGCCTGGATTTACGACATCACCGACGAACGTCAGCCGATGCCGATCTCGACGTTTCAGGTCGAGGGCGTCGATCCCGATGGTGCGCCGCGCGAGCCGATGTCGGGATGTCATCAGCCCTCGGAGCGCTTCGTCGGCACGACGCTCCCGTTCGCGTGGTTCGCAAAGGGCATGCGGCTCGTCGACATTGCCGACCCGTTTGCGCCGAAAGAGATGGCTTACTACGAACCGGACGCCCCCGCCGGGTGCGAACGTGCCTCGTCGAACGACGTCACCATCGACGATCGCGGACTCGTATACCTGCTCGACCGACAACAGGGCATCGACATCATCGAGTGCTTCCCCGGGTGA
- a CDS encoding RidA family protein, protein MTISVHGKKNPNLPFHPAVRAGDFVFVSGQVAKDEDGRMIGGTIEEETRATILAVQRALREAGCDLSDVVKATVYLEDARDFGRYNGVFKEYFPDGRLARTTVEARAVITTRIEIECIAYRPL, encoded by the coding sequence ATGACGATTTCGGTACACGGCAAGAAGAACCCCAATCTTCCCTTCCATCCGGCCGTACGGGCAGGCGACTTCGTGTTCGTTTCCGGACAAGTCGCCAAGGACGAAGACGGACGGATGATCGGCGGCACGATCGAAGAGGAAACGCGGGCCACGATTCTCGCCGTGCAGCGGGCGCTTCGCGAGGCCGGGTGCGATCTGTCCGACGTCGTGAAGGCGACCGTCTATCTCGAAGACGCCCGCGACTTCGGTCGCTACAACGGCGTGTTCAAAGAGTATTTCCCGGACGGGCGCCTTGCCCGAACCACGGTCGAAGCGCGCGCGGTGATCACCACGCGCATCGAGATCGAATGCATTGCTTACCGGCCGCTGTGA
- a CDS encoding glutathione S-transferase family protein — MLKLYGRATSGNVQKVIFLLEELGQPYERLDYGRQFGNTGTPEYLAMNPTNKVPTLADGELVIWESHTILRYLASRHGASLYPADPAQRTFVERWMDWTLASLNPVYLAGFKDAKKPADEQAADTGPNLAAELKILDAQLRELPWCAGPAFSLADVALAPLVKRCVRFPYALPTFPGIAAWLARIEQRPAFVKATSAG, encoded by the coding sequence ATGCTCAAGCTCTACGGACGCGCCACTTCCGGCAACGTGCAGAAAGTCATTTTCCTTCTCGAGGAACTGGGACAGCCCTATGAGCGGCTGGACTACGGTCGCCAGTTCGGCAACACGGGCACGCCGGAGTATCTCGCGATGAACCCCACCAACAAGGTGCCCACGCTTGCCGACGGCGAACTGGTGATCTGGGAGTCGCACACGATCCTGCGCTATCTCGCCAGTCGTCACGGCGCGTCGCTCTATCCGGCCGACCCGGCGCAGCGCACGTTCGTGGAGCGATGGATGGACTGGACCCTTGCATCGCTCAATCCCGTGTATCTCGCAGGCTTCAAGGACGCGAAAAAACCCGCAGACGAACAGGCGGCCGACACGGGGCCGAATCTCGCGGCAGAACTGAAAATTCTCGACGCCCAATTGCGCGAGTTGCCTTGGTGTGCCGGTCCGGCATTCAGTCTCGCGGACGTGGCGCTGGCCCCGCTCGTCAAGCGTTGCGTACGCTTTCCGTACGCCCTGCCGACGTTTCCGGGCATCGCGGCATGGCTCGCGCGTATCGAACAGCGCCCCGCGTTCGTCAAAGCCACGAGCGCGGGCTGA
- a CDS encoding ABC transporter ATP-binding protein encodes MPSLDRPDRPERAASSASAASASPEPYISVRGLCVDFETRGRVNRVLNDIHLSVERGGFTSLVGPSGCGKSTLLKVLAGLQAPTLGRVSVGGMPPSEAVRQRRIGLVFQEAALMPWKSALDNVCLLMELVGTLRDKEAIRTRALELLNIVGLGHAVDRKPSQLSGGMRQRVSIARALALDPEVLMMDEPFGALDAITREEMSDFLLDLWKRTGKTIVFVTHSIDEAVFLSRDVTVMATGPARILECLSVPLPYPRNEDSYATLEFAQTASHLRKRLKEGHRAGRTS; translated from the coding sequence ATGCCAAGTCTCGATCGGCCGGATAGGCCGGAGAGGGCCGCCTCAAGCGCGAGTGCTGCGAGCGCCTCGCCTGAGCCGTATATCAGCGTGCGCGGCCTTTGCGTCGACTTCGAGACGCGCGGCCGCGTCAATCGCGTGCTCAACGACATTCACCTGTCCGTCGAGCGCGGTGGCTTCACCTCGCTCGTCGGTCCGTCGGGTTGCGGCAAGAGCACGCTGCTGAAGGTGCTCGCGGGCTTGCAGGCGCCCACGCTGGGACGCGTGAGCGTTGGGGGCATGCCCCCTTCGGAAGCCGTTCGGCAGCGGCGTATCGGACTCGTGTTTCAGGAGGCGGCGCTGATGCCGTGGAAGAGCGCGCTCGATAACGTTTGCCTGCTGATGGAACTGGTCGGCACGCTGCGCGACAAGGAGGCCATTCGTACGCGCGCCCTCGAATTGCTGAACATCGTCGGCCTCGGTCACGCGGTGGACCGCAAACCGTCGCAGTTGTCCGGCGGCATGCGACAGCGTGTCTCGATTGCCCGCGCGCTGGCGCTCGATCCCGAAGTGCTGATGATGGACGAACCGTTCGGCGCACTCGATGCGATCACGCGGGAAGAGATGAGCGACTTTCTTCTCGATCTCTGGAAACGCACCGGCAAGACGATCGTCTTCGTGACGCATTCGATCGACGAAGCGGTGTTCCTTTCGCGCGACGTGACGGTCATGGCAACGGGACCGGCACGCATCCTCGAATGCCTGAGCGTGCCGTTGCCGTATCCCCGCAATGAGGACAGCTACGCGACGCTCGAATTTGCGCAGACGGCCTCGCATTTGCGCAAACGACTCAAGGAAGGCCACCGTGCCGGGAGGACATCATGA
- a CDS encoding ABC transporter permease — MSVSPTEVVPAGARGRAAPKPFRGLWRAGPGVALMIVLLALWEAGLRAFDVPVFVLPTPTQVVGALVAKQPELAAATWVTAREVLYGFVLSSVVGAALAVCIARFERLGSAVYPLMVVFQNVPKIALAPIFVLWFGYDLMPKILLIVVMAFFPVALNMLVGLRSADPNLVALLKSVGATRTQILTRVQIPHSLPALMAGIKVAITLSVIGAIVGEFAGASAGLGYVIQFASTQMQMPLVFAALVQVSLLGVLFYYAVEGFESRFITWGGEAHR; from the coding sequence ATGAGCGTATCGCCTACCGAAGTCGTACCCGCCGGTGCGCGCGGGCGTGCGGCGCCGAAGCCGTTCCGGGGCCTTTGGCGTGCAGGGCCGGGCGTCGCGCTGATGATCGTGTTGCTGGCGTTGTGGGAGGCCGGGTTGCGCGCGTTCGACGTGCCCGTGTTCGTGTTGCCGACACCGACGCAGGTCGTTGGCGCCCTGGTGGCGAAGCAGCCCGAGCTCGCCGCAGCGACCTGGGTCACGGCACGCGAAGTGCTTTACGGATTCGTGCTCTCGAGCGTCGTTGGCGCGGCACTGGCCGTGTGCATCGCGCGATTCGAACGTTTGGGCAGCGCCGTCTACCCGCTGATGGTCGTGTTCCAGAACGTCCCAAAGATTGCGCTCGCGCCGATTTTCGTTCTCTGGTTCGGCTACGACCTGATGCCCAAGATTCTGTTGATCGTCGTGATGGCGTTCTTTCCCGTGGCGCTGAACATGCTCGTCGGCCTGCGCTCGGCCGATCCGAATCTCGTGGCGCTGCTCAAGTCGGTGGGGGCTACCCGAACGCAGATCCTGACGCGCGTGCAGATACCGCATTCGTTGCCTGCGCTGATGGCCGGCATCAAGGTGGCGATCACGCTGAGCGTGATCGGCGCCATCGTCGGCGAGTTCGCCGGCGCGTCGGCGGGGCTGGGCTACGTGATTCAGTTCGCCTCGACACAGATGCAGATGCCTCTCGTGTTCGCCGCGCTCGTGCAGGTGTCGTTACTGGGGGTGTTGTTCTACTACGCCGTCGAAGGGTTCGAATCCCGCTTCATTACCTGGGGAGGCGAGGCGCATCGCTGA